Genomic DNA from bacterium:
GAGCTCCTCGGTGGCGGCGTCCTTGCGACCCCCCAGAAACGCGTAGCCCCCCGCCGGGACCGCGGCCGCGGCGGCTACGCCCATCAAATACCCGGCGTCGGCGGCCGGAAAGCTCAAGGACTTGACGTTGGCCGCGCCCCTTTCGCCGTCTACGAGGACGTAAACCGTGCCGGGGTATTCGCGGGCCAGGCCGTGGACGTAATCCTCCCATACCGGCGACGCGACGATTATCACGTCAGCGCCGGCATCGCCCGCCTCGCGCAGGTAAGCGCGACCTTCGGCCTCGCTAACGGGCTCGTAGCTGCAGACCCGCGCCGCTACGCCGCTCTCCTCCGCAAAACGCTGGCACCCCCGCCAGACCATGTCGTTCTTCCCCTTATCGCCGAGGCCGCCGGCGTCCATTACCACCGCAACGTCGAAGCAGTCGACATCGCGTCGACCGCGGCCGCAACCCGCGCAAACCGCGGCTACGAGAAAAAACGAAATCACGTTCGTCGTAGCTTTCATACCTCTGCTTCGCCCGCGAAAAAAACCCGTCGTCGGACGGTCGTCCTTGCCGGTCACGCACTCATTTAAACGAAACCGGCTGCGCCGGCTGCCGGAAATCCCCGCGCCGCGCACGCGCCCGGCTAAACAGCCCGCCGGCCTTCGGTTCGTTTCACCTGCCGACCATCAACGCTTGCCGATACCGACAAGCGCGATAAGCACTTAACCGTGGACAAGATTCTAATACCGTATACCGTCGGTGTCAACATTTTTCATCGGGCCGTAC
This window encodes:
- a CDS encoding BMP family ABC transporter substrate-binding protein, translated to MKATTNVISFFLVAAVCAGCGRGRRDVDCFDVAVVMDAGGLGDKGKNDMVWRGCQRFAEESGVAARVCSYEPVSEAEGRAYLREAGDAGADVIIVASPVWEDYVHGLAREYPGTVYVLVDGERGAANVKSLSFPAADAGYLMGVAAAAAVPAGGYAFLGGRKDAATEELAAGYRDGVKSENPSSPIAVVYMGDDFAAPVARDRAGALADELFDDGAAVIFAAAGVANAAVAAVARERDKLVIGYESNQNYLEPGYVITSLNIRWDNVIFEELREAASGDFKGGERTISIASEHISYPIDDNNRSLVPAEAVRKIEAARQRLAVATAG